The nucleotide sequence GCGACCGGTAGCGCTACGCGCGCAGCGAACGCGCCTTGCGGGCACCGATCGCGCGCATCGCGGGCTCCAGCCGCAGGGCCGGGCCGGGGATCAGCGCGGTGAGCCGCAGCACCGCACCGCGCCAGGCCGGCAGTGTCCGGTACACGCGGTGCGTGCCGAACATCCCGACCAGGCCGTGCGCGACCTGCTCGGCGGTGACCAGCGTCCCGGACCGGACCAGCGCCTGTGCCTGGCCACCGGGCGCCATCCCGCGCAGCAGCTCGGTGTTGACGCCGTCCGGGCAGACGGCGTGCACCCGGATCCCCTCCCGGCGGACCTCGGAGGCGAGTCCGGAGACCACCGACAGCGCACCGGCCTTGGACGCCGCGTACACCGACAGCCCGGGGACCGGCCCGAGCGCCGAGAGCGACACCGTCACCCCGATCTCGCCGCCGTGCGCGACGCCGGCGGCGGCCTGCTCCCGGAACGCCGCGACGGCGGCCCTCGCACCCCAGATCGGGCCCAGCAGGTTCACCTCGACCAGCGCCCTGGCGTGTGCCTCGGACAGCTCGGTCAGGGCGCCGTCGAACCCGACGCCCGCGTTGGCGATCCAGGCGCCCAGCGGGGCGAGCCCGCGGGCCCGGTCGGCGATCGCGCGCGCGTCGACCGGATCGGTGACGTCGTGCGCGGTGCCGTCCGCGGCACCGATCCGCTCGGCGGTCGCCCGTGCGGCGTCCGCGTCGAGGTCGGTGACGAGCACCCGGTAGCCACGATCGACCAGCTCGGTCGCGATCGCCTCACCGATGCCGCGGGCGGCGCCGGTGACCACGGCGGAACGGGGAGCGTGCGCGGGGATCTCGTGCCGGCGGCGTCGCATGGCCGGGAAGTATGCCCTACCCGCTGGTAACCGACCCGTGGACGGAACTCCTCCCGACGGTGCCGAGCAGGACCAGCGCGGCCACGGTGTAGACGCCGCCGAGCACGGTCCAGGCGAGCGGGCCGTGCGCGGTCACCTCCCACCCCACCAGCACGATCGTGGTGCCCAGGTGGAACCCGCCGTGCACGCCGGCCGCGGCCCAGATCGAGCCGGTGACCAACACGGTGACGCCCGCGAGCAGCCCGAACCCGAACGGGATCGCCAGGTAGGCGATGTGGTCGAGGAGTGAGGTCTGGCCGCCGGAGGAGAACAGGTGGATCAGCGTGAACGCCACCGTGGAGACGGCGAGCCCGACCACCGGGCGGTCCCGCAGCATCGTGAGCAGCCAGCCGCGGAACAGCAGCTCCTCCGGGATCGCCTGCAGCAGGAAGGCCTGGCCCAGCACCACCAGCAGCACCGCGACCGGGGTGGCACCCTCGGTGACCGGCCCGCCGTCCACCGGCGTGAGCGATCCGGTCGCGGCGAGCACCCCGGCGGCTGCGAGGAACAGTCCGATCCCGGCGGCCGTACCGGCGAGCAGCCGGCCGGGCACCGGCCGCGACCAGCCGACGTCGCGCAGCCGCAGCCGTTCCATCCGGCGGCACCACAGCCACACGGCCGCGACGACGAGCACACACACCAGTACCTGGCCGGTGAGCTGCAGGGCGACCGCGACGGCCTCCGACGCCGGCGTCGGCAGGACCGCCGTCGC is from Pseudonocardia autotrophica and encodes:
- a CDS encoding SDR family NAD(P)-dependent oxidoreductase, whose amino-acid sequence is MRRRRHEIPAHAPRSAVVTGAARGIGEAIATELVDRGYRVLVTDLDADAARATAERIGAADGTAHDVTDPVDARAIADRARGLAPLGAWIANAGVGFDGALTELSEAHARALVEVNLLGPIWGARAAVAAFREQAAAGVAHGGEIGVTVSLSALGPVPGLSVYAASKAGALSVVSGLASEVRREGIRVHAVCPDGVNTELLRGMAPGGQAQALVRSGTLVTAEQVAHGLVGMFGTHRVYRTLPAWRGAVLRLTALIPGPALRLEPAMRAIGARKARSLRA
- a CDS encoding CPBP family intramembrane glutamic endopeptidase, coding for MDASTPGSAHPVLSTGAVGMTIRVLIAVCLLLGANLLVGAATAVLPTPASEAVAVALQLTGQVLVCVLVVAAVWLWCRRMERLRLRDVGWSRPVPGRLLAGTAAGIGLFLAAAGVLAATGSLTPVDGGPVTEGATPVAVLLVVLGQAFLLQAIPEELLFRGWLLTMLRDRPVVGLAVSTVAFTLIHLFSSGGQTSLLDHIAYLAIPFGFGLLAGVTVLVTGSIWAAAGVHGGFHLGTTIVLVGWEVTAHGPLAWTVLGGVYTVAALVLLGTVGRSSVHGSVTSG